A stretch of Glandiceps talaboti chromosome 18, keGlaTala1.1, whole genome shotgun sequence DNA encodes these proteins:
- the LOC144449631 gene encoding uncharacterized protein LOC144449631 — protein sequence MSTKAKRFVKKLGSKLSEAGQTLSFDELKEKFQHTVMQLPKGPLKTEVKTNCVKYLKKLWRIIKQSQKSKNSKKTDHESNELPYNMYAVDGKRSALEKLKKADQDKRQKLGQHLLAELYEEEELCKEVLDILTIKEKEGNRNLKAVQLESQLTLGTKNRAVLHQHMNSFIKKMTIEVSNALLSKKQNRVLELEEAVLNFLRLVQFQDSMIPKANDTPSYEDLIAAVLSLYLDLNIFLARGEDDVKVRGNRTVFTMMVCLMDSPQFAYDAILQVTDATKDDAEFLLPILKRVLQTPPDNLTHTTYIKYITTVKTARNLLRESYKEEVQLLLQAARKVSAPAGFMEWLSELSPTVMDEVPLTSQASGAKITKFFLKEASMEVMEELIDSTVEYVEKLVEKDVERSGKDDTDNNSETLYFVDKTADETTKGELQAELSSQISDGDELHDRIQALISDMDYETEDKEQEEPTEEEQQKDGQQPQMKKKMEKKKKQKSKDDKSKKMKSVVSQGLVEIVELSNGTEGSEDVIIPDDVEEEEEEEKIVQKKKKDKVTQKKIKNVSKDDADEKLQKKKKKDKNKDEVTDTQDVNVEAGAMKLRKKKMGKGGGDQEQDLSSQRKTAVEKKGKVKAKTGSKMEEVLVVEVELDVETDATVEDEEREQGNTEEEEEVECERRVEDVEPEKKSEEIDVKKDKKGTKKSRKSKRLSVKETMAVLDVEDLGSKEKQGESQDKTNMDENMDDMKQNSSSGVSRDEQALPDTAAKSKKTKKSKRKSLKSKSLQSDENGDKEVEIVKGKSPENKDVTALDIQDTIEVVVKKSTEGKELEGSGNDEDLTDETPDERVVAKSAKDVPTPVAKSPNVPATETKTVTDESSPSDHVEPSDAEELSCDDSVSIQDEVNIKRTARMSTATYESGTASTGSNSDTTPKKQMAKKTPTKKKTPKSDPSNLPDAEGISSETPGSIGKEVISRSTARMSTTVTSESVTNSSASDATPTKKKSKKTPKKKKTSNDDLESGKENLSSEQDLATSPTKHDKTNDTEPEAISTDISDTPKEPKIKTPKKISVQEACEDVEQVEDQEGAAGHQSQVERSDDDDDDDDDDDDDDDDKDDDDKDVEEETGSQEEAAIKRSSPQESNSEDNVVFTDSLGKPEEQNGQAAKEIKSNDDILKKRQAVCEENVSADSSSEDDDSVVPDSHESSSAYDTEIIKRPKKQVLKTVTKKAVEDDVVSYDAKDEEEDDESAVQVLSSDESPDIFVKSSSKTPSPKKRKSTESDGLSKSSDKDASISDASTGSASKKRQKTPSIILGHLSLPLKHGEYVNVNDTDRTPVKMSKSAGEESISSDVGSNKPSPAGNLFSGSSEKKKKKKPVKEDVQQDRKEGSEEEDTDCEIILKSISSSDVESMVEEGIKVLRDAVSPKTRHEEITVKEKQEENTDVMKTEGVEKMTEAKARSDTDETEMLKEKVPKCVVCESSPFKGTRGAEASIQLKMKTTPSSKKTKTPTKSTRKTTESDSLGSDDIESSPKTSRKKLTPTKLELKISPVRTRGRQSSDSDDSGKDEISANGVEVNTSMENTEVRKEKSPLKPHKKLSSPHSQMDEETSVFSSDAVPDSDTTIKIPAPDPAVSQHYPIAQDQYPSAIRRSTRIKALDTGSSISEMSDIHTATGTPTRTRSRKSLPSESVLTPRRRSTRIKKSLPYVHVLVSDSEEGSASQGSTSTRVKSETRSAKRRATMAESDEASDDSKRYSTRLSKKSRSDV from the exons GAAAAGGAAGGAAATAGAAACTTGAAAGCTGTACAACTAGAAAGTCAGCTCACTCTAGGTACCAAAAACAGAGCTGTGTTGCATCAACATATGAATAGCTTTATAAA AAAGATGACGATTGAAGTGTCGAATGCTTTGttatcaaaaaaacaaaacag AGTTTTGGAACTAGAAGAGGCTGTATTAAACTTCTTACGATTGGTACAATTCCAGGACTCCATGATACCAAAG gCCAATGATACTCCCAGCTATGAGGATTTGATAGCAGCAGTACTGTCCCTGTATTTAGATCTGAATATATTCCTTGCAAG GGGTGAGGATGATGTCAAGGTGCGAGGTAATCGGACAGTGTTCACAATGATGGTATGTTTAATGGATTCTCCTCAGTTTGCATATGATGCTATCTTACAAGTCACTGATGCAACCAAAGATGATGCTGAATTCTTACTACCTATCTTAAA GAGAGTTTTACAGACCCCACCAGATAATTTGACCCATACCACTTACATCAAGTATATTACAACTGTGAAAACGGCCAGAAATTTGCTACGTGAATCTTATAAAGAGGAAGTGCAACTACTATTACAG GCTGCCAGGAAAGTGTCGGCACCAGCTGGATTTATGGAGTGGCTCAGTGAACTGTCACCTACAGTTATGGATGAAGTTCCACTAACAAGTCAGGCTTCTGGTGCAAAAATAACCAAATTCTTCTTGAAGGAAGCATCAATGGAGGTTATGGAAGAACTGATTGAT AGTACGGTGGAATATGTTGAAAAATTAGTTGAGAAGGATGTAGAAAGGAGTGGTAAAGACGACACTGACAACAACTCTGaaacattatattttgttgataaaaCAGCTGATGAAACTACTAAAGGTGAACTCCAG GCGGAACTTAGTTCTCAGATTTCTGATGGGGATGAATTGCACGATAGAATTCAGGCACTTATTAGTGACATGGACTATGAAACTGAAGACAAGGAACAGGag gAACCTACCGAAGAAGAGCAACAGAAAGATGGACAGCAACctcaaatgaaaaagaaaatggagaagaaaaagaaacagaaatCAAAAGATGATAAATCAAAAAAGATGAAGTCTGTGGTGTCACAGGGATTGGTAGAGATAGTAGAATTAAGCAATGGAACAGAAGGTAGTGAAGATGTCATCATACCAGATGATGttgaagaggaggaggaggaggaaaaaattgtacaaaagaaaaagaaagacaaggtcacacaaaaaaagataaaaaatgtcAGTAAAGATGATGCCGATGAAAAGTtacagaagaaaaagaaaaaagataagAATAAAGATGAAGTGACAGATACACAAGATGTAAATGTGGAGGCAGGAGCAATGAAACTTAGAAAGAAGAAGATGGGTAAAGGTGGTGGTGATCAGGAACAAGATTTGTCATCACAAAGGAAAACTGCTGTAGAAAAGAAGGGGAAAGTAAAAGCCAAAACAGGGAGTAAAATGGAGGAAGTACTTGTGGTTGAAGTAGAATTAGATGTTGAAACTGATGCTACTGTGGAAGATGAGGAAAGGgaacagggtaatacagaggaggaggaggaagttGAATGTGAAAGGAGAGTGGAAGATGTGGAGCCTGAGAAGAAGAGTGAAGAAATTGATGTGAAGAAGGATAAAAAGGGAACCAAGAAATCAAGGAAATCAAAACGTCTGAGTGTTAAAGAGACAATGGCTGTGTTAGATGTCGAAGATTTAGGAAGTAAAGAGAAACAAGGTGAGAGTCAAGATAAAACAAACATGGATGAAAACATGGATGATATGAAACAGAATAGTAGTAGTGGAGTTAGCAGAGATGAACAAGCATTACCTGATACAGCAGCAAAGTCTAAGAAGACCAAGAAATCTAAACGTAAAAGTTTGAAAAGTAAAAGTCTGCAGTCTGATGAAAATGGTGACAAAGAAGTTGAGATTGTGAAAGGGAAATCACCAGAGAACAAAGATGTTACAGCTTTGGATATACAGGATACTATAGAAGTGGTGGTGAAGAAATCCACTGAGGGTAAAGAATTAGAAGGGAGTGGCAATGATGAAGACTTGACAGATGAGACACCAGATGAACGAGTTGTTGCAAAGAGTGCAAAGGATGTCCCTACCCCTGTTGCTAAGAGTCCAAACGTCCCTGCCACTGAAACTAAGACTGTCACAGATGAAAGTAGTCCAAGTGATCATGTAGAACCTTCAGATGCAGAAGAATTGAGTTGTGATGATTCTGTCAGTATACAGGATGAAGTTAACATCAAGAGAACTGCCAGAATGAGCACAGCAACATATGAAAGTGGAACAGCCAGTACCGGTAGTAACAGTGACACAACACCAAAGAAACAGATGGCAAAGAAAACCCCCACGAAGAAGAAAACTCCTAAGAGTGATCCTAGCAACCTCCCAGATGCAGAAGGAATTAGCAGTGAAACACCTGGAAGTATTGGGAAAGAGGTTATTTCCAGGAGTACAGCCAGAATGAGCACCACAGTAACGTCTGAAAGTGTAACAAACAGTAGTGCTAGTGATGCTACACCAACAAagaaaaaatcaaagaaaacGCCAAAGAAGAAGAAAACTTCAAATGATGACTTGGAATCAGGAAAAGAGAACCTTTCCTCTGAACAGGACCTGGCAACATCACCCACTAAACATGATAAAACTAATGATACAGAACCAGAAGCAATTAGTACAGACATTTCTGACACACCAAAAGAACCCAAAATAAAAACTCCAAAGAAGATTTCTGTACAGGAAGCTTGTGAGGATGTTGAACAGGTTGAAGATCAAGAGGGAGCAGCTGGCCATCAGAGTCAAGTAGAAAgatcagatgatgatgatgatgatgatgatgatgatgatgatgatgatgatgataaagatgatgatgataaagatgTTGAGGAAGAGACAGGTAGCCAAGAAGAGGCAGCAATAAAGAGAAGCTCACCACAAGAAAGTAATTCTGAGGACAATGTCGTCTTCACAGATTCACTTGGGAAACCAGAAGAACAAAACGGACAGGCTGCCAAAgagatcaaatcaaatgatgATATTCTCAAGAAAAGACAAGCTGTCTGTGAAGAAAATGTGTCTGCTGACAGTTCCTCAGAAGATGATGATAGTGTTGTGCCAGACTCACATGAATCAAGCTCTGCATATGACACAGAGATCATCAAAAGACCAAAGAAACAAGTGTTGAAGACAGTAACCAAGAAGGCAGTAGAAGACGATGTCGTATCATATGATGCAAAAGATGAGGAGGAGGATGATGAATCTGCTGTTCAAGTACTTTCAAGTGATGAATCACCTGATATTTTTGTTAAATCTTCAAGTAAAACTCCCTCGCCGAAAAAAAGAAAGTCCACTGAAAGTGATGGTTTATCGAAATCTAGTGACAAAGATGCGTCCATCTCAGATGCCTCCACTGGTTCTGCTTCCAAAAAGAGACAAAAGACCCCAAGTATCATATTGGGTCATTTGTCATTGCCTCTAAAACATGGAGAATATGTAAACGTCAATGACACGGATAGGACACCTGTGAAGATGTCGAAGTCTGCAGGTGAGGAAAGCATCAGTTCTGATGTAGGTTCTAATAAACCATCACCTGCTGGCAACCTGTTTAGTGGGAGTTccgagaagaagaagaagaagaagccAGTCAAGGAGGATGTCCAGCAGGACAGAAAGGAAGGAAGTGAGGAAGAAGATACTGACTGTGAAATCATCCTTAAGTCAATCTCATCATCTGATGTGGAATCCATGGTAGAAGAGGGAATCAAAGTATTGAGAGATGCGGTCTCCCCAAAGACTAGACATGAGGAAATCACAGTCAAAGAGAAGCAGGAAGAAAATACTGATGTAATGAAAACTGAAGGAGTAGAAAAAATGACAGAAGCGAAGGCTCGGTCTGATACAGATGAAACAGAGATGTTAAAAGAAAAGGTTCCAAAATGTGTGGTATGTGAAAGCTCTCCCTTCAAGGGTACCAGAGGGGCTGAGGCATCTATACAGCTGAAGATGAAAACAACACCATCAAGCAAGAAGACCAAAACACCTACAAAGTCGACACGTAAGACAACAGAATCAGACTCTTTGGGCAGTGATGACATAGAAAGCAGTCCTAAAACCAGTAGGAAAAAATTGACTCCAACCAAGCTTGAGCTTAAAATATCACCAGTGAGAACAAGAGGTCGCCAAAGCAGTGATAGTGACGACAGTGGCAAAGACGAGATTAGTGCTAATGGTGTTGAAGTGAATACTAGTATGGAAAATACTGAGGTGAGAAAGGAGAAAAGTCCACTAAAGCCACATAAAAAACTATCTTCACCACACAGTCAGATGGATGAAGAAACAAGTGTTTTCAGTTCTGATGCTGTGCCGGATTCCGACACTACAATCAAAATTCCAGCACCTGACCCAGCGGTTTCACAACACTATCCAATTGCACAAGATCAATATCCCTCTGCTATTCGTCGAAGTACACGAATCAAAGCACTTGATACAGGATCCAGTATTTCAGAAATGAGTGATATTCATACTGCTACAGGAACACCAACCAGGACCAGAAGTAGAAAATCTCTACCCAGTGAAAGCGTGCTGACACCAAGAAGAAGAAGTACAAGAATCAAGAAATCCCTgccctatgtacatgtattagtcagtGACAGTGAAGAAGGATCAGCAAGCCAAgg ATCCACAAGCACTAGAGTTAAATCTGAGACCAGATCAGCTAAAAGAAGAGCCACGATGGCTGAATCAGATGAGGCTTCGGATGACTCAAAAC GTTATTCCACCAGACTATCCAAGAAGTCACGCTCAGATGTGTAG